A stretch of the Capsicum annuum cultivar UCD-10X-F1 chromosome 8, UCD10Xv1.1, whole genome shotgun sequence genome encodes the following:
- the LOC107839778 gene encoding endoglucanase 25, whose protein sequence is MSMYGRDPWGGPLEIHAADSATDDDRSRNLQDFDRAAISRSLDETQQSWLLGPTEQKKKKYVDLGCIIVSRKIFKWTVGCIIAAAVLAGFITMIVKLAPRHKHHNPPPDNYTLALRKALMFFNAQKSGKLPKHNNVSWRGNSCLQDGKSDDSTMFKNLVGGYYDAGDAIKFNFPQSFALTMLSWSVIEYSAKYEAAGELTHVKDIIKWGTDYLLKTFNSSADTIDRIAAQVGKGDTSGGPEPNDHYCWVRPEDIDYTRPVTECHSCSDLAAEMAAALASASIVFKDNKAYSQKLVHGARTLFKFSRDQRGRYSVGNDAATFYNSTGYWDEFIWGASWLYYATGNSSYLQLATTPGLAKHAGAFWGGPDYGVLSWDNKLTGAQVLLSRMRLFLSPGYPYEEILRTFHNQTSIIMCSFLPIFTSFNRTKGGLIQLNHGRPQPLQYVVNAAFLATLFSDYLAAADTPGWYCGPNFYSTDVLRKFAETQIDYILGKNPRKMSYVVGFGNHYPKRVHHRGASIPKNKVKYNCKGGWKLRDSPKANPNTIVGAMVAGPDKHDGFHDVRSNYNYTEPTLAGNAGLVAALVALSGDRDIGIDKNTLFSAVPPMFPTPPPPPAPWKP, encoded by the exons ATGAGTATGTACGGTAGGGATCCATGGGGAGGACCATTGGAGATCCACGCAGCTGATTCAGCAACAGATGATGACAGGAGCAGGAACTTGCAGGATTTTGATAGGGCGGCTATCTCTAGGTCACTGGATGAGACACAGCAAAGTTGGCTGCTGGGTCCAActgagcagaagaagaagaagtatgTGGATCTTGGTTGTATTATTGTGAGTAGGAAGATTTTCAAGTGGACTGTTGGGTGTATTATTGCTGCTGCAGTCTTAGCTGGGTTCATTACTATGATTGTTAAGCTTGCACCTAGACACAAACACCATAATCCTCCACCGGATAACTATACTCTTGCTCTCCGTAAAGCACTTATGTTCTTCAATGCCCAGAAAT CTGGAAAATTGCCCAAGCACAACAATGTGTCATGGAGGGGGAATTCATGTTTGCAAGATGGCAAGTCAGATGATTCAACTATGTTCAAAAATTTGGTTGGGGGGTATTATGATGCAGGAGATGCAATCAAGTTTAATTTCCCTCAGTCATTTGCTCTCACCATGTTAAGTTGGAGCGTGATTGAGTACAGTGCTAAATATGAAGCTGCTGGGGAGCTTACTCATGTTAAAGATATTATTAAGTGGGGTACTGATTATTTACTGAAGACCTTCAATTCCTCTGCTGATACCATAGACCGGATTGCTGCACAG GTTGGAAAAGGGGATACTTCCGGAGGGCCTGAGCCCAATGATCACTATTGTTGGGTGCGTCCAGAAGACATTGATTACACTCGGCCTGTGACCGAATGTCACAGCTGCTCAGACCTTGCTGCAGAGATGGCTGCCGCACTGGCTTCTGCATCTATTGTTTTTAAGGACAACAAGGCTTACTCACAAAAACTTGTGCATGGTGCTAGAACTCTCTTCAAATTTTCTAGAGACCAGCGTGGTAGATACAGTGTCGGGAATGATGCTGCAACTTTCTACAATTCTACTGGTTATTGGGATGAGTTTATATGGGGTGCCTCTTGGCTGTATTATGCCACGGGAAATTCTTCATATCTTCAGCTTGCTACAACCCCTGGTCTTGCCAAACATGCTGGTGCTTTCTGGGGAGGCCCTGACTATGGTGTGCTCAGCTGGGATAACAAGCTCACTGGAGCTCAG GTGCTACTGAGCCGTATGAGGCTGTTTCTGAGCCCTGGATATCCTTATGAAGAAATTTTAAGGACATTTCACAACCAGACTAGCATAATCATGTGCTCCTTCTTGCCAATCTTTACTTCCTTTAATCGCACAAAAG GAGGGCTAATCCAATTAAACCATGGAAGGCCTCAACCTCTCCAGTATGTAGTCAATGCAGCCTTCCTGGCTACCTTGTTTAGTGACTATCTTGCAGCTGCCGACACTCCTGGATGGTACTGTGGACCCAATTTCTACTCCACTGATGTCCTGCGTAAATTCGCGGAGACCCAG ATTGACTACATCCTTGGCAAGAATCCCAGGAAAATGAGTTATGTTGTTGGTTTTGGCAATCATTACCCTAAGCGTGTCCACCACAGAGGGGCATCAATTCCTAAAAACAAGGTCAAGTATAACTGTAAAGGAGGATGGAAATTGAGGGATTCACCTAAGGCTAATCCAAATACTATTGTTGGAGCCATGGTTGCTGGACCAGATAAGCATGACGGTTTCCATGATGTCCGTTCTAATTACAATTATACGGAGCCTACTCTTGCTGGAAATGCTGGTTTAGTTGCAGCTCTCGTGGCTCTATCTGGAGATAGAGATATCGGAATTGATAAGAACACTTTATTCTCTGCTGTACCTCCAATGTTCCCAACTCCACCACCTCCGCCGGCTCCTTGGAAACCATGA